In bacterium, a single genomic region encodes these proteins:
- a CDS encoding transposase: protein MFKAHKDLVEGFRHKIWDYYKELTAYKSNPDEKEKKRLNEAFDKLFSVKTGYVTLDECIAKTMERKSG, encoded by the coding sequence GTGTTTAAGGCACATAAGGATTTGGTGGAAGGATTCAGACACAAGATATGGGATTACTACAAAGAACTTACGGCATATAAATCCAATCCAGATGAGAAAGAGAAAAAACGATTAAATGAGGCATTTGATAAACTCTTTTCAGTAAAAACAGGATATGTTACACTTGATGAATGCATAGCGAAAACAATGGAAAGGAAATCAGG